In one Methylocaldum szegediense genomic region, the following are encoded:
- a CDS encoding EpsD family peptidyl-prolyl cis-trans isomerase yields the protein MVWVLLNINLQQASISTLRDFVSGPLTSRRIMERKLWLKSLPLSAYAMLATLMGCEGQTASDGAARIVARVNGDPISAAQLDVFVAHSDTSADSQTRSLEKSLDDLVTQELLSQQAIEKQLDRDPQVTLTAAMAQRQVLAQAYLDHIGQKVSKPDINEISAFYKSHPLLFEKRKIYEFREIAIPFTPESQDVIETRLKHPIEFDALSRWLQDQAIPHTSQTVVRAAEELPLGRLDEFDRLKKGDIAWFKSGKDFLVLQLLNTKEAPLDPDEAAPRIEAFLINQRRIALINSELRRLRNAATIEYFDDIESTVNTSLKTRPPAELVSNDVPGSNTH from the coding sequence ATGGTCTGGGTTTTGCTTAATATCAATTTGCAACAAGCAAGCATATCGACGTTGCGGGATTTTGTTTCAGGACCTTTGACGTCACGGAGAATTATGGAGAGAAAACTTTGGTTGAAATCGTTGCCCCTGAGCGCGTACGCCATGCTGGCAACGCTGATGGGGTGCGAGGGACAGACCGCATCCGACGGCGCGGCCCGCATTGTCGCCCGTGTCAACGGAGATCCCATTTCCGCCGCTCAACTCGACGTTTTCGTCGCGCATTCGGATACTAGCGCCGATTCTCAAACCAGAAGTTTAGAAAAGAGCCTTGACGACCTAGTCACCCAAGAGCTTCTCTCGCAGCAAGCCATCGAAAAGCAGTTGGACCGCGACCCTCAAGTCACGCTTACCGCGGCCATGGCTCAACGTCAGGTCCTCGCACAAGCCTATCTAGACCATATTGGGCAGAAGGTTTCCAAACCGGACATCAATGAGATCAGCGCTTTTTACAAATCGCATCCTCTGCTGTTCGAGAAGCGCAAGATCTACGAGTTCCGCGAAATAGCCATCCCTTTCACGCCGGAAAGCCAGGACGTCATCGAGACGCGTCTCAAGCACCCCATCGAATTCGATGCTCTTTCCAGATGGCTACAAGATCAGGCTATTCCCCATACGTCGCAAACGGTCGTCCGTGCCGCGGAGGAGTTACCCTTAGGTCGTCTGGACGAATTCGATCGCCTGAAGAAAGGTGATATTGCATGGTTTAAATCGGGCAAAGATTTTCTGGTGCTGCAATTATTGAATACCAAAGAGGCACCCCTAGACCCAGATGAAGCCGCTCCCCGAATCGAGGCGTTTCTGATCAATCAGCGCCGAATTGCTTTGATAAACAGCGAACTGAGACGGCTCCGGAACGCTGCGACGATCGAATATTTCGATGATATAGAAAGTACCGTCAATACTTCGCTCAAAACGCGTCCGCCCGCCGAACTCGTTTCGAACGATGTGCCTGGCTCCAATACTCACTAA